The following proteins come from a genomic window of Oncorhynchus masou masou isolate Uvic2021 chromosome 25, UVic_Omas_1.1, whole genome shotgun sequence:
- the LOC135514397 gene encoding nuclear receptor subfamily 2 group F member 1-A-like isoform X2 — MPPTQPNPGQYALTNGDPLNGHCYLSGYISLLLRAEPYPTSRYGSQCMQPNNIMGIENICELAARLLFSAVEWARNIPFFPDLQITDQVSLLRLTWSELFVLNAAQCSMPLHVAPLLAAAGLHASPMSADRVVAFMDHIRIFQEQVEKLKALHVDSAEYSCIKAIVLFTSDACGLSDAAHIESLQEKSQCALEEYVRSQYPNQPSRFGKLLLRLPSLRTVSSSVIEQLFFVRLVGKTPIETLIRDMLLSGSSFNWPYMSIQ; from the exons ATGCCTCCAACCCAACCGAACCCAGGTCAGTACGCGCTGACGAACGGGGACCCTCTGAACGGCCATTGCTATCTCTCCGGATACATCTCCTTATTGCTTCGGGCCGAACCATACCCGACGTCCCGATATGGAAGCCAGTGCATGCAGCCCAACAATATCATGGGTATCGAGAACATCTGCGAGCTGGCCGCTCGCTTGCTCTTCAGCGCTGTGGAATGGGCTAGGAACATCCCTTTCTTTCCCGATTTGCAGATCACCGACCAGGTGTCCCTTCTCAGGCTGACGTGGAGCGAGCTGTTTGTGCTAAACGCAGCTCAGTGCTCCATGCCTTTGCATGTGGCCCCTCTGCTTGCCGCGGCAGGCCTCCACGCTTCTCCAATGTCTGCGGACCGAGTCGTGGCTTTCATGGATCACATTCGAATCTTCCAGGAGCAGGTTGAGAAGCTCAAGGCCCTCCACGTTGATTCGGCAGAGTACAGCTGCATCAAGGCAATAGTACTCTTCACATCAG ACGCCTGCGGCCTGTCAGATGCGGCTCACATCGAAAGCCTGCAGGAGAAGTCTCAGTGCGCCCTGGAGGAATACGTGAGGAGCCAGTACCCTAACCAGCCCAGCCGCTTTGGCAAGCTCTTGCTGCGGCTGCCCTCTCTCCGCACCGTCTCCTCATCGGTAATTGAGCAGCTGTTCTTCGTCCGCTTGGTAGGTAAAACTCCTATTGAAACCCTCATCAGGGATATGCTATTATCCGGGAGCAGCTTCAACTGGCCTTACATGTCCATCCAATGA
- the LOC135514397 gene encoding nuclear receptor subfamily 2 group F member 1-A-like isoform X1, whose amino-acid sequence MAMVVSVWRDPQEDVVGGPPSGPNPATQPAREQQQTASAAPHTPQTPSQPGPPSTPGTAGEKGSQNSGPQHIECVVCGDKSSGKHYGQFTCEGCKSFFKRSVRRNLTYTCRANRNCPIDQHHRNQCQYCRLKKCLKVGMRREAVQRGRMPPTQPNPGQYALTNGDPLNGHCYLSGYISLLLRAEPYPTSRYGSQCMQPNNIMGIENICELAARLLFSAVEWARNIPFFPDLQITDQVSLLRLTWSELFVLNAAQCSMPLHVAPLLAAAGLHASPMSADRVVAFMDHIRIFQEQVEKLKALHVDSAEYSCIKAIVLFTSDACGLSDAAHIESLQEKSQCALEEYVRSQYPNQPSRFGKLLLRLPSLRTVSSSVIEQLFFVRLVGKTPIETLIRDMLLSGSSFNWPYMSIQ is encoded by the exons ATGGCAATGGTAGTTAGCGTCTGGCGAGATCCGCAGGAAGACGTGGTCGGAGGACCTCCAAGCGGCCCAAATCCAGCAACTCAGCCGGCGAGGGAGCAACAGCAGACGGCGTCGGCAGCCCCGCACACTCCGCAGACCCCTAGTCAGCCAGGACCCCCGTCAACACCTGGGACTGCTGGGGAGAAGGGGAGTCAGAATTCTGGTCCACAGCATATAGAATGTGTTGTTTGCGGAGACAAATCGAGCGGCAAGCACTATGGTCAGTTCACCTGCGAGGGATGCAAAAGTTTCTTCAAGAGGAGTGTCAGAAGGAACTTAACGTATACATGTCGTGCCAATAGGAACTGTCCCATTGACCAACACCACCGAAATCAGTGCCAATACTGTCGGCTGAAGAAATGTTTGAAAGTGGGAATGCGGCGGGAAG CGGTTCAGCGAGGACGAATGCCTCCAACCCAACCGAACCCAGGTCAGTACGCGCTGACGAACGGGGACCCTCTGAACGGCCATTGCTATCTCTCCGGATACATCTCCTTATTGCTTCGGGCCGAACCATACCCGACGTCCCGATATGGAAGCCAGTGCATGCAGCCCAACAATATCATGGGTATCGAGAACATCTGCGAGCTGGCCGCTCGCTTGCTCTTCAGCGCTGTGGAATGGGCTAGGAACATCCCTTTCTTTCCCGATTTGCAGATCACCGACCAGGTGTCCCTTCTCAGGCTGACGTGGAGCGAGCTGTTTGTGCTAAACGCAGCTCAGTGCTCCATGCCTTTGCATGTGGCCCCTCTGCTTGCCGCGGCAGGCCTCCACGCTTCTCCAATGTCTGCGGACCGAGTCGTGGCTTTCATGGATCACATTCGAATCTTCCAGGAGCAGGTTGAGAAGCTCAAGGCCCTCCACGTTGATTCGGCAGAGTACAGCTGCATCAAGGCAATAGTACTCTTCACATCAG ACGCCTGCGGCCTGTCAGATGCGGCTCACATCGAAAGCCTGCAGGAGAAGTCTCAGTGCGCCCTGGAGGAATACGTGAGGAGCCAGTACCCTAACCAGCCCAGCCGCTTTGGCAAGCTCTTGCTGCGGCTGCCCTCTCTCCGCACCGTCTCCTCATCGGTAATTGAGCAGCTGTTCTTCGTCCGCTTGGTAGGTAAAACTCCTATTGAAACCCTCATCAGGGATATGCTATTATCCGGGAGCAGCTTCAACTGGCCTTACATGTCCATCCAATGA